From a single Lusitaniella coriacea LEGE 07157 genomic region:
- a CDS encoding glycosyltransferase, whose translation MSASISVIIPIYNGEQDLPGLIETLRSQTYPASCVEYLLVDNNSRDRTAEMLIAASEEMATQGITLRPLTEANIQSSYAARNTGIRAANSEILVFTDADCRPQPDWLTLLIEPFAKENIGLVAGEVVALPSQNLLEKYADCKDVLSQKHTINHPFCAYGQTANLAVRRQAFEQVGLFRPYLTTGGDADMCWRILQGTDWEIEFVPRAIVRHRHRATLEELRSQWKRYGCSNRYLHELHGVDLQRELKGKESLRRLARWVLKELPINTLKVATGKGSAVELLQTPLDLFSFNARTIGQREAKLPEKAKEIDRL comes from the coding sequence ATGAGCGCATCAATTTCTGTCATTATTCCCATTTACAACGGCGAGCAAGATTTACCGGGTTTAATTGAAACCCTGCGATCGCAAACCTATCCCGCGTCGTGCGTGGAATACCTCTTAGTGGATAATAATAGCCGCGATCGTACCGCAGAAATGCTCATTGCGGCTTCCGAAGAAATGGCAACCCAAGGAATCACCCTTCGTCCCCTCACTGAAGCCAATATCCAAAGTTCTTACGCCGCCAGGAACACCGGAATTCGCGCTGCAAATAGCGAAATTCTTGTCTTTACTGATGCAGATTGTCGTCCCCAACCGGATTGGTTAACCTTACTCATCGAACCCTTTGCCAAGGAAAATATTGGGTTAGTTGCGGGGGAAGTTGTCGCCCTTCCCAGTCAAAACTTGTTGGAAAAATACGCCGATTGTAAAGACGTTTTATCGCAAAAACATACGATTAATCATCCCTTTTGCGCCTACGGACAAACCGCAAACTTAGCCGTGCGCCGTCAAGCCTTCGAGCAAGTGGGACTCTTTCGCCCCTATTTAACCACGGGTGGCGATGCAGATATGTGCTGGCGAATCTTACAGGGAACCGATTGGGAGATTGAATTTGTTCCCCGCGCGATCGTGCGCCATCGCCATCGCGCTACTTTGGAGGAGTTGCGGAGTCAGTGGAAGCGTTACGGATGTTCCAATCGTTATTTACACGAACTGCACGGAGTCGATCTTCAGCGAGAATTGAAGGGAAAAGAATCACTCCGTCGCCTAGCGCGCTGGGTTTTGAAGGAATTACCCATTAATACCTTAAAGGTGGCTACGGGGAAGGGGAGTGCGGTGGAGTTGTTGCAAACGCCGTTGGATTTATTTAGCTTTAATGCAAGAACAATCGGACAGCGAGAGGCGAAATTGCCCGAAAAGGCGAAAGAAATCGATCGATTATAA